One Chlorobaculum limnaeum genomic window carries:
- the mreC gene encoding rod shape-determining protein MreC translates to MSSFFRFIAKHTAYLYFLLYCSISIMFMQLQRKETLDAIRERGLSINAAISREFTGATAIFTLERDNQQLFLQNARLFAQLLRQQAALRDASELNAIQANAPQWTSSYKVARVVDRRFSATDNMLIIDAGSRQGIARDMAVLTPDGLVGRVIDVSPNYAKVLPVINQNFMVSVVSDSTLTSGLLAWRNGNERLARMEHVPVSSRLLKGERLTTSGYSTFATRGIPVGQVIRISKGKLFYNIDVRLSVDFSSLSWVLVSTAKPSMEKIELMESPDVPEKGESTEHR, encoded by the coding sequence GTGTCGAGCTTTTTCCGTTTTATCGCCAAGCATACCGCATATCTCTACTTTCTGCTGTATTGCAGTATTTCCATCATGTTCATGCAGCTTCAGCGCAAGGAAACGCTCGATGCTATCCGCGAGCGTGGCCTGAGCATCAATGCTGCCATTTCCAGAGAGTTCACCGGCGCTACCGCCATTTTCACGCTGGAGCGCGACAACCAGCAGCTCTTCCTGCAAAACGCGCGACTGTTCGCCCAGCTCCTTCGCCAGCAGGCGGCGCTTCGTGATGCAAGCGAACTGAACGCCATTCAGGCGAATGCGCCGCAGTGGACGAGCAGTTATAAAGTCGCTCGCGTGGTTGACCGGAGATTCAGCGCTACCGACAACATGCTCATCATCGACGCGGGTTCGCGCCAGGGTATTGCAAGGGATATGGCCGTGCTGACGCCCGACGGACTGGTTGGGCGGGTGATCGACGTGTCGCCGAACTATGCGAAGGTTCTGCCGGTGATCAACCAGAACTTCATGGTCAGCGTGGTTTCCGACAGCACCCTCACCAGCGGCCTGCTCGCCTGGCGAAACGGCAACGAACGTCTGGCAAGAATGGAACACGTGCCCGTCAGCAGCAGGCTCCTGAAAGGTGAACGGCTGACGACCTCCGGTTACAGCACCTTCGCCACCCGTGGCATTCCGGTGGGCCAGGTCATTCGCATATCGAAAGGCAAGCTCTTTTACAACATCGATGTACGGCTGTCGGTCGATTTTTCCTCTTTGTCCTGGGTACTCGTGTCAACGGCAAAGCCGTCGATGGAAAAAATCGAGCTGATGGAGTCACCAGACGTTCCGGAAAAAGGAGAGTCAACGGAACACCGATGA
- a CDS encoding pentapeptide repeat-containing protein, with translation MADKKHLDRLRAGVGSWNHWRQAQPEIRPDLSHADFSAADLKGIDFSEADLTGTVLIKAKLSGADLRGADLRGADLSGARLDGVNLSRSTIDLSTRYDGVAGCQIGVNGLYSPSTDSAALMRLDPPGNSMQGANAEAVVESLRHARKLHTFSVTLAGIALLFIVIKPKTVTLPYLAGSFKFDDFSYAFLATILSAAFLSQVASFIDSALQGARYLNDRRAAMLVGHFPWLLSKYESDPAGKRQSKILRLLLIGHPLIYLYFFVQWSALAIGDWDSVIRHYQQMPVILGEYLLPVVYLILIRICLRLFSLSEGFQKPILFDAETERNRRTDMERLTEAFESQATLTAELVELLRKREGKGREL, from the coding sequence ATGGCTGACAAAAAACATCTCGACAGGCTCAGGGCCGGAGTCGGAAGCTGGAACCACTGGCGGCAAGCCCAGCCCGAAATTCGGCCCGACCTCAGCCACGCCGATTTCAGCGCTGCCGACCTGAAAGGCATCGATTTTTCGGAGGCCGACCTCACGGGCACGGTGCTCATCAAGGCGAAGCTCTCCGGCGCGGATTTGCGCGGGGCCGATCTTCGCGGCGCCGACCTGTCGGGAGCGCGGCTCGATGGCGTCAATCTCAGCCGCAGCACCATCGACCTCTCCACGCGTTACGACGGTGTCGCGGGGTGTCAGATCGGCGTCAACGGCCTCTACTCGCCCTCGACCGACTCGGCGGCGCTCATGCGCCTCGACCCGCCCGGCAACTCCATGCAGGGCGCCAACGCCGAGGCGGTGGTCGAGAGCCTGCGCCATGCTCGCAAGCTGCACACCTTTTCGGTGACGCTTGCCGGAATCGCCCTGCTTTTCATCGTCATCAAGCCCAAAACCGTCACTCTGCCGTACCTGGCCGGGTCGTTCAAGTTCGATGATTTCAGTTACGCTTTCCTTGCCACCATTCTCTCGGCGGCATTTCTGAGTCAGGTTGCCTCGTTCATCGACTCGGCGCTGCAAGGCGCGCGCTACCTCAACGACCGCCGGGCCGCCATGCTGGTCGGCCACTTCCCGTGGTTGCTCTCCAAATACGAGAGCGACCCGGCTGGCAAGCGCCAGTCCAAAATCCTGCGTCTTCTTCTCATCGGTCATCCGCTGATCTACCTCTACTTCTTCGTCCAGTGGAGCGCTCTCGCCATCGGCGACTGGGACTCGGTCATCCGCCACTACCAGCAAATGCCGGTCATTCTGGGAGAATATCTTTTGCCGGTCGTGTACCTCATCCTGATTCGAATCTGCCTGCGCCTCTTCAGCCTCTCCGAAGGCTTCCAGAAGCCGATCCTTTTCGATGCCGAAACCGAACGCAACCGCCGAACCGACATGGAACGCCTCACCGAAGCCTTCGAAAGCCAGGCCACCCTCACCGCCGAACTGGTCGAGCTGCTGAGAAAGCGGGAGGGGAAGGGGCGCGAATTATGA
- a CDS encoding vitamin B12-dependent ribonucleotide reductase, with amino-acid sequence MKIARLFTSPGENVYDRFDYTLRTSVLRNPDGSKVFEMNDVEVPAAWSQVASDILAQKYFRKTGVPQRDADGNLIIGADGQPVTGSEHSIRQVVHRMVGCWQDWGKRHNYFDSDDDAQAFYDEVAYMLLAQMAAPNSPQWFNTGLQFAYNINGPAQGHFYVDPVTGETKESEDAYSRPQAHACFIQSIQDDLVNEGGIFDLAIREARVFKFGSGSGTNYSNLRGSGEKLSGGGSSSGLMSFLKIFDSAAGAIKSGGTTRRAAKMVIIDIDHPDVEKFIEWKAKEEDKVAAMVAGSKICSRFLKAIVDEALRGGADRQENEMLDRLIRNALQRAVPLSYILRVLALVEQGYTTLDFDEYDTHYESEAYATVGGQNSNNSVRVTNEFMKAVQNDEMWILRERTTGKDARAVRAKDLWEKIVMSAWKCADPGLQFDSTINEWHTCPRSGRINASNPCSEYMFLDDTACNLASLNLAHFLDEESGKIRIPELQHASALWTVVLEISVLMAHFPSKEIARLSYEFRTLGLGFANLGRVLMVLGIPYDSPRGLAIAGGIAALMTGQAYVTSAEMAKDLGAFARYRENSDDMLRVIRNHSRAAHNNSEDDYEGLVVKPRGIDSEYCPKELFDAAGKVWDEALRKGKKHGFRNAQVSVIAPTGTIGLVMDCDTTGIEPEFAIVKFKKLAGGGYFKIVNQSVHKALTRLGYSDKQIEKIEKYCKGHGTLRGCPGINQQWLKSRGFTDEKIEAVEKQLESVFDIRFAFNKWIIGEEFCRSLGFTDEELNDGGFDMLSALGATEADIEAANDYVCGTMMIEGAPHLKAEHLPVFDCASTCGRKGERYINHMAHVHMMSAVQPFISGAISKTVNMPGTATTAEIGEVYQAAWQSMVKAITIYRDGSKLSQPLNISSIADLDEVVMLGTEEDLDETKGPKEVQERIVERVYHRSERRMLPKRRKGFIREAYVGGHKVFLRTGEYEDGSLGEIFIDMYKEGASFKGLLNCFAVLASKALQYGMPLEELVDSFTFTRFEPAGAVQGHNAIKNSTSILDYVFRSIGYDYLGRKDFVHVKAVDEVPEVPANGNGNGHAAKASEPELAVHTPKHHADDHGILKSQAAQARVQGYTGEQCENCGSVRVKQNGTCKVCEDCGMTTGCS; translated from the coding sequence ATGAAAATCGCTCGCCTGTTCACCTCCCCTGGTGAAAACGTTTACGACCGTTTCGACTACACGCTCAGAACCTCCGTGCTCCGCAATCCCGATGGCTCCAAGGTCTTCGAGATGAACGATGTCGAGGTGCCGGCAGCGTGGTCGCAGGTTGCTTCCGACATTCTCGCGCAGAAATATTTCCGCAAAACCGGCGTGCCCCAGCGCGACGCTGATGGCAATCTCATCATCGGCGCGGATGGCCAGCCGGTGACCGGCAGCGAGCACTCGATCAGGCAGGTGGTGCACCGCATGGTTGGCTGCTGGCAGGATTGGGGAAAACGGCACAACTACTTCGATTCCGACGACGACGCGCAGGCGTTTTACGACGAGGTGGCGTACATGCTGCTCGCGCAGATGGCCGCGCCGAACTCGCCGCAGTGGTTCAACACCGGCCTTCAGTTCGCCTACAATATCAACGGCCCGGCGCAGGGGCACTTCTACGTCGATCCGGTGACCGGCGAAACGAAAGAGTCCGAGGACGCCTACAGCCGCCCGCAGGCGCACGCCTGTTTCATCCAGTCGATCCAGGACGACCTGGTCAACGAAGGCGGCATTTTCGACCTCGCTATCCGCGAGGCGCGCGTCTTCAAGTTCGGTAGCGGCTCGGGCACCAACTACTCGAATCTTCGCGGCTCGGGCGAAAAGCTCAGCGGCGGCGGCAGCTCCTCTGGCCTGATGAGCTTCCTCAAAATCTTCGACTCGGCGGCGGGCGCGATCAAGTCCGGCGGCACCACCCGCCGCGCGGCCAAGATGGTGATCATCGACATCGACCATCCCGACGTCGAGAAGTTCATCGAATGGAAGGCCAAGGAGGAGGACAAGGTGGCCGCGATGGTCGCCGGTTCCAAAATCTGCTCGCGTTTCCTGAAAGCGATCGTCGATGAGGCGCTCAGGGGCGGCGCTGACCGGCAGGAGAACGAAATGCTCGACCGGCTCATCCGCAACGCCCTGCAACGCGCCGTGCCGCTGAGCTACATTTTGCGCGTACTGGCGCTCGTCGAACAGGGTTACACTACCCTCGACTTCGACGAGTACGACACGCACTACGAGTCCGAAGCCTACGCAACCGTCGGCGGCCAGAACTCCAACAACAGCGTCCGCGTGACCAACGAGTTCATGAAGGCCGTGCAGAACGACGAGATGTGGATACTCCGCGAGCGCACCACCGGCAAGGACGCCCGCGCCGTTCGCGCCAAAGACCTCTGGGAGAAGATCGTGATGAGCGCCTGGAAGTGCGCCGATCCGGGTTTGCAGTTCGACTCCACAATCAACGAGTGGCACACCTGCCCCAGGAGCGGCCGCATCAACGCGAGCAACCCGTGCTCAGAGTACATGTTCCTCGACGACACCGCCTGCAACCTCGCCAGCCTGAACCTCGCGCACTTCCTCGACGAGGAGAGCGGCAAGATCAGGATTCCCGAGCTACAGCACGCCTCGGCGCTCTGGACGGTGGTGCTCGAAATTTCGGTGCTGATGGCGCACTTCCCGTCCAAAGAGATCGCCCGCCTGAGCTACGAGTTCCGCACGCTGGGCCTCGGTTTCGCCAACCTCGGGCGCGTGCTGATGGTGCTCGGCATTCCCTACGACTCGCCGCGCGGCCTTGCCATCGCGGGCGGCATCGCGGCGCTCATGACCGGTCAGGCATACGTCACCTCGGCGGAGATGGCCAAAGACCTCGGCGCGTTCGCCCGCTACCGCGAGAACAGCGACGACATGCTGCGTGTCATCCGCAACCACAGCCGTGCCGCGCATAACAATTCGGAGGATGATTACGAAGGGCTGGTCGTCAAGCCTCGCGGCATCGATTCCGAGTACTGCCCAAAGGAGCTGTTCGATGCCGCTGGAAAGGTGTGGGACGAGGCGCTCAGAAAGGGCAAGAAGCACGGCTTCCGCAACGCGCAGGTGAGCGTCATTGCGCCGACCGGCACCATCGGCCTCGTCATGGATTGCGACACCACCGGCATCGAGCCGGAGTTCGCCATCGTCAAGTTCAAGAAGCTCGCGGGCGGCGGCTACTTCAAGATTGTCAACCAGTCGGTGCACAAGGCGCTCACGCGGCTCGGTTACAGCGACAAGCAGATCGAGAAGATCGAAAAATACTGCAAAGGACACGGCACTTTGCGCGGCTGCCCCGGCATCAACCAGCAGTGGCTCAAGAGCCGCGGCTTTACCGACGAAAAGATCGAGGCGGTCGAAAAGCAGCTCGAAAGCGTCTTCGACATCCGCTTCGCCTTCAACAAGTGGATCATCGGCGAGGAGTTCTGCCGCTCGCTCGGCTTCACCGACGAGGAGCTGAACGACGGCGGCTTCGACATGCTCAGCGCCCTCGGCGCGACCGAAGCGGACATCGAGGCGGCCAACGACTACGTCTGCGGCACCATGATGATCGAGGGCGCGCCGCATCTCAAGGCGGAGCACCTGCCGGTCTTCGACTGCGCCAGCACCTGCGGGCGCAAAGGCGAGCGCTACATCAACCACATGGCGCACGTGCACATGATGAGTGCCGTGCAGCCCTTCATCTCCGGCGCGATCTCCAAGACGGTCAACATGCCCGGCACCGCCACCACCGCTGAAATTGGCGAGGTGTACCAGGCCGCGTGGCAGTCGATGGTCAAGGCGATCACCATTTATCGCGACGGCTCCAAGCTCTCGCAGCCGCTTAACATTTCGTCCATCGCCGACCTCGACGAGGTGGTCATGCTCGGCACCGAGGAGGATCTCGACGAGACCAAGGGGCCGAAGGAGGTGCAGGAGCGCATCGTCGAGCGCGTCTATCACCGCTCCGAGCGCCGGATGCTGCCGAAGCGCCGCAAGGGTTTCATCCGCGAGGCCTACGTCGGTGGCCACAAGGTGTTCCTCAGAACCGGCGAGTACGAGGATGGTTCGCTGGGCGAAATCTTCATCGACATGTACAAGGAGGGCGCGTCGTTCAAGGGGCTGCTCAACTGCTTCGCCGTGCTTGCCTCCAAGGCGCTCCAGTACGGAATGCCGCTCGAAGAGCTGGTGGACAGCTTCACCTTCACCCGCTTCGAGCCTGCGGGCGCGGTGCAGGGCCACAACGCCATCAAGAACTCGACTTCGATTCTCGACTACGTTTTCCGCTCCATCGGCTACGACTACCTCGGTCGCAAGGATTTCGTGCACGTGAAAGCGGTGGACGAAGTGCCGGAAGTGCCAGCCAACGGCAACGGTAACGGCCACGCAGCCAAAGCGTCAGAGCCGGAACTCGCCGTCCACACGCCAAAACACCACGCCGACGACCACGGCATCCTCAAAAGCCAGGCCGCGCAGGCAAGGGTGCAAGGTTATACGGGCGAACAGTGCGAGAATTGCGGATCGGTGAGGGTGAAGCAGAATGGGACGTGCAAGGTGTGCGAAGATTGCGGAATGACGACCGGTTGTTCGTGA
- a CDS encoding rod shape-determining protein MreD encodes MKKYFLYIAMVVVLAFVQRFLVSKLLILHTAPDIMAIFIAFISVTVGQRTGTNYGFGAGLITGILSGNLGLSALVGTVQGFASGFFHVPEESHATSVKKKRNFYAASVTALIAGYLLQSIFSDPLALPLYVRIPEAVIIGTLVSMVLAVLVYHFVLKKMLKD; translated from the coding sequence TTGAAAAAATATTTTCTCTATATAGCTATGGTGGTCGTCCTGGCTTTCGTGCAGCGCTTCCTCGTTTCGAAGCTGCTCATCCTGCACACTGCTCCCGACATCATGGCCATCTTCATCGCCTTCATCTCCGTGACGGTAGGCCAGAGAACCGGCACCAACTACGGCTTCGGAGCCGGACTTATCACCGGAATCCTTTCGGGCAACCTCGGCTTGTCAGCTCTTGTCGGCACCGTGCAGGGATTCGCGTCGGGATTCTTCCACGTGCCCGAAGAGAGCCACGCGACCTCGGTCAAGAAAAAGCGTAATTTCTATGCCGCCTCGGTGACCGCGCTCATCGCCGGATACCTGTTGCAGTCGATTTTTTCCGATCCGCTCGCCCTTCCCCTCTATGTCAGAATCCCGGAGGCAGTCATCATTGGCACCCTCGTGAGCATGGTGCTGGCCGTGCTCGTCTATCACTTCGTCCTGAAAAAAATGCTGAAGGATTGA
- a CDS encoding NAD-dependent epimerase/dehydratase family protein, which yields MTKTVLVTGASGFIGSHLVKRCLRDGARVKALVRKGNACIPSLRSSGVEVVEGDVRDAEAVDVAVRGCDLVLHAAALTSDWGPMQDFININVGGTRAICESALRHGVGRLVHVSSFECFDHHLLGRIDEETPYMTRKQSYPDTKIGGTNEVWSAMKRGLSASILYPVWVYGPGDRTLFPLLADTIRKRQMFYWSRNAPMSMIYIDNLVDLAMLAASRPEAEAEAFMACDGEAITFEEVCRRVAVAIGSPPPSLHLPFGLVRAVAGAMEVAWRIAGSEKRPLLTRQAVDVLASRALADVSKARKTLGWRSEVPQDEGIRRTLEWLVTVEPSQWKVK from the coding sequence ATGACCAAAACAGTTCTTGTTACCGGCGCGTCCGGGTTTATCGGTTCGCATCTGGTGAAGCGGTGCCTGCGGGACGGGGCCCGCGTGAAGGCGCTGGTGCGAAAGGGGAATGCGTGCATTCCGTCGCTGCGAAGCTCCGGCGTGGAGGTGGTCGAGGGGGATGTGCGCGATGCCGAAGCGGTCGATGTCGCCGTGCGCGGGTGCGATCTCGTGCTGCACGCTGCGGCGCTGACCTCCGACTGGGGGCCGATGCAGGATTTCATTAACATCAATGTCGGCGGCACCCGCGCGATTTGCGAGTCCGCGCTCCGGCACGGGGTCGGGCGGCTGGTGCATGTCAGCTCGTTCGAGTGCTTCGACCACCATCTGCTTGGCCGCATCGACGAAGAGACGCCCTACATGACGCGAAAGCAATCCTATCCCGATACCAAAATCGGCGGCACGAACGAGGTTTGGTCGGCCATGAAGCGGGGGCTTTCGGCGAGCATTCTCTACCCGGTGTGGGTCTATGGCCCCGGCGACCGGACGCTCTTTCCGCTGCTTGCCGACACCATCCGCAAGCGGCAGATGTTCTACTGGTCGCGCAATGCGCCGATGAGCATGATCTATATCGACAACCTCGTCGATCTGGCGATGCTCGCCGCCAGCCGCCCGGAAGCCGAGGCCGAGGCGTTCATGGCCTGCGACGGCGAGGCAATCACCTTCGAAGAGGTGTGTCGGCGCGTCGCCGTGGCGATTGGCTCGCCGCCGCCGTCGCTCCACCTGCCCTTCGGCCTCGTTCGGGCCGTCGCTGGAGCGATGGAGGTTGCCTGGCGGATTGCCGGAAGCGAAAAGCGCCCGCTCTTGACCCGGCAGGCGGTCGATGTGCTCGCCTCGCGGGCTTTGGCCGATGTGTCGAAAGCCCGCAAAACGCTCGGCTGGCGCAGCGAAGTGCCGCAAGACGAGGGCATCCGGCGCACGCTGGAGTGGCTGGTGACGGTCGAGCCGTCGCAGTGGAAGGTGAAATGA
- a CDS encoding co-chaperone GroES yields the protein MLFDKRRNVTDKFIVVGDRVLIKPKSLDETTKSGIYLPPGIQEKAKIQSGYVLKTGPGYPVGPPSDTDEPWKERAESPQYIPLQAKTGDLAIFVQNSAYEIEYEDERYLIVPNSAILLLIRENDDLEDYLG from the coding sequence ATGTTATTTGACAAACGCAGAAACGTCACGGATAAATTCATCGTGGTCGGAGACCGGGTGCTGATCAAACCGAAATCCCTCGACGAGACGACCAAATCCGGCATCTACCTCCCGCCGGGCATTCAGGAGAAGGCCAAGATCCAGAGCGGCTATGTCCTCAAGACCGGGCCGGGCTATCCGGTCGGGCCGCCCTCCGATACCGATGAGCCGTGGAAAGAACGGGCCGAAAGTCCGCAGTACATTCCGCTCCAGGCCAAAACCGGCGATCTGGCCATCTTCGTGCAGAACAGCGCTTACGAGATCGAGTACGAGGATGAGCGCTACCTGATCGTGCCGAATTCGGCCATTCTCCTGTTGATCAGGGAGAACGACGACCTGGAAGACTATCTGGGTTGA
- the nadA gene encoding quinolinate synthase NadA, translated as MTTATDMQKEAAALSTEELLRRVEALKKEMNAIVLAHYYTLPEIQQAADIVGDSLALARAAEKTSADVIVFAGVYFMAETAKILNPGKMVLMPDPGAGCPLADSCPEDEFRAFREAHPDAIAITYVNSTAAIKKLSDIICTSSNAVHIVRQILPEQQIIFGPDRNLGAWVMKQTGRDMLLWQGFCYVHEAYSEVYMIQAKAMHPGAELIAHPECRQEVLRHASFVGSTSALLNYTASSSSQSFIVATEPGILYEMEKRSPGKTFIPAPKDPANPRSVCKQMKQNTLDKLYLCMVNRSPEITVDEQLREGALKSIKRMLEMSA; from the coding sequence ATGACCACAGCAACCGATATGCAGAAAGAGGCGGCGGCCCTTTCGACCGAAGAGCTGCTTCGTAGAGTCGAGGCGCTCAAAAAGGAGATGAACGCCATCGTCCTTGCCCACTACTACACCCTGCCGGAAATCCAGCAGGCGGCAGACATCGTGGGCGACAGCCTCGCGCTCGCGCGTGCGGCGGAAAAGACCTCGGCTGACGTGATTGTCTTTGCCGGGGTCTACTTCATGGCCGAGACCGCCAAGATTCTCAATCCCGGCAAGATGGTGCTCATGCCCGATCCGGGCGCGGGCTGCCCGCTGGCTGACAGCTGCCCAGAGGATGAGTTTCGCGCCTTCCGCGAGGCGCATCCCGACGCCATCGCCATCACCTACGTCAACTCGACGGCGGCAATCAAGAAGCTGTCGGACATCATCTGCACCTCGTCCAACGCCGTGCATATCGTGCGGCAGATTCTGCCGGAGCAGCAGATCATCTTTGGCCCCGACCGCAACCTCGGCGCGTGGGTGATGAAGCAGACGGGGCGCGACATGCTGCTCTGGCAGGGTTTCTGCTACGTGCATGAGGCTTACTCCGAAGTCTACATGATCCAGGCCAAGGCGATGCACCCCGGCGCGGAGCTGATCGCCCATCCCGAGTGCCGCCAGGAGGTGCTGCGTCACGCCTCGTTCGTCGGCTCGACCTCGGCCCTGCTCAACTACACCGCCAGCAGCTCTTCGCAGAGCTTCATCGTGGCGACCGAGCCGGGTATTCTCTACGAAATGGAGAAGCGCTCGCCCGGCAAAACCTTCATTCCCGCACCGAAAGACCCTGCCAACCCGCGCAGTGTCTGCAAGCAGATGAAGCAGAACACGCTCGACAAGCTCTACCTCTGCATGGTGAACCGCTCGCCGGAGATTACCGTCGATGAGCAGCTCCGCGAAGGGGCGCTGAAGTCGATCAAGAGAATGCTCGAAATGTCCGCCTGA
- a CDS encoding helix-turn-helix domain-containing protein, whose translation MLPLSLATIDEAFLRQLCESECPESQTLDFKRELPETIERDKSEPDKKKIELCKDVVAFANADGGHFVYGIQEKAGVANDIVPITTTESADAAERRIRHVLDARIEPKIHGLTFHKVEVAGGYVLILRVPASYDGPHGIRISKNKNNNNQWWRFVMRNGTMISEMSYDQIRGAFDRTATLAEQARRFIATRRELIAKGETPVPLKAGPQLVVHLVPIAGLAGRMSVDLKPIYDKGYTEFIGVDWGGGSRSFNIDGLVVHTGLGGDDGEFGYNHIFRIGVLEGVQLGGVIEENFHRNKKANVWSYQMSVFFYYSIIKFIKSVRLWGFSGPALLGVSIVNVKDYELEIGNSFRPSRHPKKSDRQHLVPSDVWIEDIETVDDDGLIDNVIRPLLDTLWQAFGVERCLDFDEATGKFKPRQ comes from the coding sequence ATGTTGCCACTATCACTTGCGACCATTGACGAAGCCTTTCTCCGGCAGTTGTGCGAAAGCGAATGCCCGGAGTCTCAAACGTTGGATTTCAAACGAGAGCTGCCGGAAACAATCGAACGGGACAAGAGCGAGCCGGATAAAAAAAAGATTGAGCTTTGCAAAGACGTTGTCGCGTTTGCCAATGCGGATGGGGGTCATTTCGTCTATGGAATTCAAGAGAAGGCGGGCGTTGCCAATGACATTGTTCCGATTACCACAACAGAGTCCGCAGATGCGGCTGAGCGCCGAATCAGACACGTGCTTGACGCAAGAATAGAGCCAAAAATTCATGGTCTGACATTTCACAAGGTTGAGGTAGCCGGAGGATATGTCCTCATCCTGCGGGTTCCGGCGTCGTATGATGGGCCACACGGCATTCGAATAAGCAAAAACAAGAACAACAATAACCAATGGTGGCGTTTTGTTATGCGTAACGGCACAATGATTTCAGAGATGTCATATGATCAGATTCGCGGAGCCTTTGACCGCACGGCCACGCTCGCCGAACAAGCCCGCCGCTTCATCGCAACCCGCCGCGAACTCATCGCGAAAGGAGAAACGCCCGTGCCGCTGAAAGCAGGCCCGCAACTCGTGGTGCATCTGGTGCCGATTGCTGGTTTGGCGGGACGAATGAGTGTGGATTTGAAACCAATTTATGACAAAGGTTATACAGAATTTATTGGAGTTGATTGGGGTGGCGGTAGTCGTTCTTTTAATATCGACGGATTGGTTGTGCATACAGGATTAGGAGGAGATGATGGGGAATTTGGTTACAACCATATTTTCAGAATAGGTGTCCTTGAAGGCGTACAGCTTGGCGGTGTTATTGAAGAAAACTTTCACAGAAATAAAAAGGCAAATGTATGGTCATACCAAATGTCTGTGTTTTTCTATTACTCAATAATAAAGTTCATCAAGTCAGTGAGACTCTGGGGTTTCTCTGGGCCAGCACTTTTGGGAGTAAGCATTGTCAACGTTAAAGATTATGAGCTTGAAATTGGCAATTCGTTTCGTCCATCCAGACACCCCAAGAAGTCGGATCGCCAGCACCTTGTTCCATCGGATGTTTGGATCGAGGATATTGAAACTGTAGATGATGACGGCCTCATTGACAACGTTATTCGGCCATTGCTCGATACGTTGTGGCAGGCGTTTGGTGTCGAACGTTGTCTGGATTTTGACGAGGCGACGGGGAAATTCAAGCCTCGGCAATAG